A window from Desulfobulbaceae bacterium DB1 encodes these proteins:
- a CDS encoding transposase, which translates to MSEKKKRKVHTPEFKAKVGLEALRGQKTINEIGQEYGVHPITVGHWKKEIQEQAKTLFEGKRGPKPIAGHQEPELLFSEIGKLKVELDWLKKKSGISR; encoded by the coding sequence ATGAGCGAAAAGAAAAAGAGAAAGGTCCACACTCCGGAGTTCAAGGCAAAGGTTGGCTTGGAGGCACTGAGGGGGCAAAAAACAATCAATGAGATCGGGCAAGAGTATGGCGTCCATCCCATTACGGTTGGGCACTGGAAGAAAGAGATCCAGGAGCAAGCCAAGACCTTGTTTGAAGGCAAAAGAGGCCCCAAGCCGATTGCCGGGCACCAAGAGCCGGAGCTGCTGTTCAGTGAGATTGGAAAGCTGAAGGTAGAACTGGACTGGCTTAAAAAAAAGTCCGGGATCAGCCGGTAA